From Lemur catta isolate mLemCat1 chromosome 19, mLemCat1.pri, whole genome shotgun sequence, a single genomic window includes:
- the CABS1 gene encoding calcium-binding and spermatid-specific protein 1: MAEDGLPKIYSHPPPEISKTPTEATIFFGADNTIPKSETTITSEGDHVTSVNEYMLESDFSTTTGNKLIPTKEKFKSEDETGTHFIKPTTHLEKEITTLTGTTNSIVNDSITENLIPGKIGNISSPVGATVSLIDFSTNIDEEEILLATIDTEDEEISITSDVTGTLKDSKKGKADVNSYNSSIKPNVPADEAAQVTDFVPEAEMSPSTDKNFTTIPDITDLTEEKITEIDLIVSEDDPDAVAKLTDSDEEKFITVFELTTSPEKDKDNPEDTPLTDEESTDEANVWMERENAIEAETHSVLLTAVESRYDFIVPASVAINLEKESSTMTTEDLPENNRTDSVTKVIDSFSGTTSTLDTTNYKEDTSTDETGIFKLLKEDPDEFMI; encoded by the coding sequence ATGGCTGAAGATGGTTTGCCTAAAATTTATTCCCATCCACCACCAGAAATCAGTAAGACACCAACTGAAGCAACCATTTTCTTTGGGGCTGACAACACTATTCCTAAATCAGAAACAACTATTACTTCAGAAGGAGACCATGTTACTTCAGTAAATGAGTATATGCTAGAAAGTGATTTTTCAACAACTACAGGCAACAAACTTAtacctacaaaggaaaaattcaaatCAGAAGATGAAACTGGCACCCATTTTATTAAGCCAACAACTCATCTGGAGAAAGAAATCACCACTCTGACTGGCACTACAAACTCTATAGTGAATGACTCTATTACTGAAAATCTCATTCCAGGGAAAATTGGCAATATTTCATCACCAGTTGGTGCTACTGTTTCTTTAATAGACTTTTCCACTAACATAGATGAAGAAGAAATCCTCTTGGCTACCATTGACACAGAGGATGAAGAGATCTCCATAACATCTGATGTCACTGGAACACTAAAGGACAGCAAAAAAGGTAAAGCTGATGTTAACAGTTATAATTCCTCCATCAAACCCAATGTTCCTGCTGATGAGGCTGCCCAGGTCACTGACTTTGTCCCTGAGGCTGAAATGTCTCCCTCTACTGATAAAAACTTCACCACTATTCCAGACATAACTGatcttacagaagagaaaataactgaaattgaCCTAATTGTTTCAGAGGATGACCCTGATGCTGTGGCTAAATTAACTGATTCTGATGAGGAAAAGTTCATCACTGTGTTTGAACTGACTACCTCTcctgaaaaagacaaagataaccCAGAAGATACTCCACTAACGGATGAAGAATCGACCGATGAGGCCAATGTttggatggagagagagaatgcaaTTGAAGCAGAGACCCATTCTGTTTTGCTTACTGCTGTTGAATCCAGATATGACTTTATTGTCCCTGCATCAGTAGCTATAAACCTCGAGAAAGAATCATCTACCATGACAACAGAAGATTTACCTGAAAATAATAGAACAGACTCTGTAACTAAGGTCATCGACTCATTTTCTGGAACTACCTCTACATTAGATACCACAAACTACAAGGAAGATACCTCCACAGATGAAACGGGTATCTTTAAACTACTGAAAGAAGATCCAGATGAGTTCATGatttga